The segment ATGATCTCCAGGTCCTCCGGCCCCCGCCGTCTGCGCGCCTGGGATGCCGCCGACATGCCCGCCGCGTCCCCACCGATGACCACCAGCCGTTCCGTCATACCCGCAGCGTATGCGGCCCAGCGCATGCCGCACACTTGTGCGTCATGGAGCTGCAGATCACCGCGACCTCGCCCGAGCACCCGGCGGCCCTTCTCGACCTGCCCTGGGGCATCCCCCTGGAGGAGTGGCCGGAGGAGCACCTGGTGTCGCTGCCGCGCGGTATCTCGCGGCACGTCGTGCGGTTCGCCTGCGCCGGCGACGAGGTGGTCGCCGTCAAGGAGGTCGGCGAGTGGGCGGCCGTACGGGAGTACGGGCTGCTGCGCGACCTGGACCGGATGGGCATACCCGCCGTGGACCCGCTCGCCGTCGTCACCGGGCGCACCGACGCCGTCGGCGAACCCCTGGAACCGGTGCTGATCACCCGGCACCTGGGCGGCTCGCTGCCGTACCGCTCGATGTTCGAGACGACGATGCGGCCGGGCACCGTCAACCGCCTGCTCGACGCGCTCGCAGTGCTGCTCGTACGGCTGCACCTCACCGGCTTCGCGTGGGGCGACTGCTCGCTGTCCAACACCCTCTTCCGGCGCGACGCGGGCGCCTACGCCGCGTATCTCGTGGACGCCGAGACCGGTCAGATCCAGCCGCAGCTCAGCCGTGGCCAGCGCGAATACGACATCGAGGTCGCCCGGGTCAATATCGCGGGCGAGCTGCTCGACCTGGAGGCGGGCGGCTCGCTGCACCCGTCCGTGGACCCGATCACCTTCGGCCAGGCCATCGCCGACCGCTACGGCGAGCTGTGGCACGAACTCACCCGGGAATCCGTCTACCCGGTGGACAAGCGGCACCACATCGACCTGCGCATCCGCCGCCTCAACGAACTCGGCTTCGACGTGGCCGAGATGCAGATCCAGAAGTCGCCCGACGGCGACCAGGTCACCTTCCTCCCCAAGGTCGTCGACGCCGGCCACCACCAGCGCCAGCTGCTGCGCCTCACCGGCCTCGACGCCGAGGAGAACCAGGCCCGCAGCCTGCTGAACGACCTGGAGACCTGGATGGCCACCCAGGACGACTACGCCCCCGGCGACCCCCTCGGCGCCCGCCCCGAGGTGCTGGCCCACCGCTGGGTCCGCGATGTCTTCCGCCCGACGGTCCGGGCCGTGCCGCTGGAGGTGCGCCGGGCCGTGGACACCGCGCAGGTCTACCACGAGCTGCTGGAGCACCGGTGGTTCATGTCCGAACAGGCGCAGCGCGATGTCGGCCTGGAGGCCGCCGTCGAGGACTACGTACGCAATGTGCTGCCCCACGCGCCGGAGGTCCCGGCAGCCCTGCCCGATGCCTGACGCTCAACGCCTGACGCCTGATCAGGGTGCCCGCGTGGCCGAGATCGTGAGCCGGACGTAGTCCACGACAGGCTCCGGCAGCCGGTCCGCCACCGCCCTGACGAAGGCCTCGTGCTCGCCGTCGGGCAGCCGCTCCAGCTGGCCGCCGAGGACCACGACGGCCAGGTAGCTCAGGAACTGGTCGCCGGGCTCCAGACGTGCGGGGTCGGGCAGCAGGGCGACCCGTACATCGGTGAAGCCGGCGTCGAGCAGCCGGCGTTCGGTCTCCTCGGTGCCGGCGAAGTTCCAGACGGCGGGCCGCGGGCCCAGGACGTCGTCGACCGCGGCGGACACGGACGCGATGTTGCCGAGGCCGCCGCATTCGGCGACGAAGGCCCCGCCGGGCCGCAGCGCGGCGGCGACAGCCGCGAAGAGCGCCGCGTGGTCGGGGATCCAGTGGAGCGTGGCGACGCTGGTGACCGCGTCGACGAGGCCCCGCACGGGCAGCGGCGGCCGGGTGATGTCGGCGTGCGTGATGTCGACGCGGTCCCGGTCCGGGCGCCCGTCCAGCCGGGCCCGCAGCTGGTCGAGCATGCGCAGCGAGCCGTCGAGGGCGATCACACGGCCCCCGGGGAGGCGGTCGAGCAGGGCGACGGTGTCGCGGCCGGTGCCGCAGCCCAGGTCGAGCACGCGCTCGTCGCCGGAGAGGCTGAGGCGGTCGAGGGTCCGGCGGCCCCATTCCAGGTGCGGCAGCGGCAGCGAGTCGTACGTCGTGGCGTCCCATTCCCTTGGCATGGGACGTACGCTACTCACGCCCGTCCGTAAGGTGATACTCATATCTCATATAGCGAGAATGACGAGAGCCGGGAGGAACACCATGTCCGAGATCCAAGTCCGCCCCGTGGGCCATGTGGTGGGCGGCCGCGTCCCCGTCGAGGACGACGACTGGGGCGGCGTCGAAGCCGTGATCCGGCTGGACGGGGAGCAGTTCGGACCGGAAGCGCTGTACGGGCTGGACGGCTTCTCGCACATCGAGGTGGTGTTCCACTTCGACCGCGTGCCGCCCGCGAAGATCGAGACGGGGGCACGGCATCCGCGCGGCAACACGGACTGGCCGCTCGTCGGGATCTTCGCGCAACGCGGCAAGAACCGTCCCAACCGTCTTGGCGTCTCGCGCTGCCGGCTTGTGAAAGTGGACGGCCTGGATGTCCACGTCTCAGGGCTCGACGCGGTGGACGGTACGCCCGTGCTCGACATCAAGCCCTGGATGGCCGAGTTCGGTCCACGGCCGACAGCCGGCACGCCGTCCCAGCCCGAGTGGGCATCCGAACTGATGCGTGATTACTACTGAGGCGGTCCCCGGATCTCCGGTATTTCGGACAGGAAAAAGGAAGGCGTACGACCGGGTGAGGCTCCGGCCTCACCCGGCGTGTCGCCATAACCATCGAGCATATGAACTGACGATGCGTTAATGCGCTCCATTCAAGCGGCCTCGCTTTGCGCCGCGGGTGCCGGGATCATCGGTCTCGCAGCCGTCGCCGCCTGGGGCGCCCACGCCGTCCCGCACTCCCCGCCGGCCGCCGGGCCGCTGCCCCGCCCCAGCCCCCAGCCCCGCCCGGTTCCGCTGACCGACTTCTCGCGGCGCACGCTCACCCACCACGTCTCGCTGTACGGGGCCACGCGGCCCTCGATCGTCAGCCGCGCCGGGTGGGGCGCGGACGAGTCGCTGCTCCACGAGGCACCGCGCTACGGGCACGCCGTGCGGGTCGTCTTCCTGCACCACACCGACAACGGCAACGGATACGACTGCGCCAGGGTGCCCGAGATCATCCGGGGCATCTACACCGGCCACGTCAAGGACCAGAACTGGGACGACGTCGGCTACAACTTCTTCGTCGACAAGTGCGGCACGATCTACGAGGGCCGGGCGGGCGGCGTCACCAGGCCGGTCGTCGGAGCGCAGTCCGTCGGCTTCAACATCGACACCATGGGCATCGCCGCGATCGGCAGCTACGACGCGGCGGGCAGCGTGCCGCACGCCATGACCGAGGCCATCGCGAAGCTCTCCGCCTGGAAGCTCGGGCTGGCCGGGATCGATCCGCGCAGTACGCAGACGCTCCGCTCGACCAACGACAAGGCGCGCTTCCACAAGGGCGCCCACGCGGACTTCGACGCCATCTCCGGCCACCGGGACGCCTACTTCACCGACTGCCCCGGCGAGGAGCTCTACGCGCGGCTGCCCGCGATCCGCGCGGAGGCCGCCCGGCTCCAGGGCCGCCACTGAAAGGGCGGGTCAGCGCGGTGTGAGCGCGAGCAGCGCGACATCGTCGGCGACCGCCCCCGCGTACGCCGCCAGGTCCTCCCACACCGCGTCCACCACCGCCTCCGGCGCGGCCGGGGTGCCGTCCTTGAGCCGCGCCACGAGCCGGTCGGCCAGCGGGTAGAAGGCGCCGGAGGCGTCGCGTGCCTCGGTCACGCCGTCCGTGTAGGCCAGCACCAGATCGCCGGGCAGCAGCGGCTCGGTGACCGCCACCGGCGCCGCCAGGCCGGGCAGGCCCATCCCGAGCGGCGGGGCCGGCTCGCCGCAGATCTCGCGAGCCCGGCCGTCCCGGACCAGCAGGGCGGGCGGATGGCCGCAGCAGACCACCCGCACCTCGTCCCGGCCGGGCGGGAACTCCAGCAGCAGCGCGGTGGCGAACAGTTCGATGTCGCCGTTGCCCGCCGAGTCCAGGCTGAGCCTGCGCTCAAGCCGTCCGGCCACCTCGCCGAGGTCCGGCAGGTCCAGCACGGCCTCCCGGAACGCCCCCAGCAGCGCCGCCACCGAGCCGACGGCCGCGAGCCCGTGCCCCTGCACATCCGCGACCAGGGCCCGCACCCCGTACGGGCACGGCCGCACGTCGTAAAGGTCGCCGCCGACCAGCGTGCCGCGCTGAGCGGCCCGGTAGAGCGCGGCGCAGTGCACCGGCCCGACGGAGGCGGGCAGCGGGGCCAGCACGGCGAGCTGGGCGGCCTCGGCGACGGTGCTGACCCGCACCAGGCGGCCGACGTGGCGGCTGCGGACCCAGGAGATCACCACACTCAGGGCCCCGATGAGGGCCACGGCCCCGGTGTCGCTCCCGGCGAGGCTGCCCGCACCGATCAGCGGCAGCTGCATCACGACCAGGACGGTGCCGGACAGGACCGCCGTACCGGCCACCCCGTAGGTCAGCGCGGCCAGCGGCGGCACGGCCGCGTAGTAGGCGCCGAGCTCGACATCGCCCGGGGTGAACGCCTGGGCGGCTATCAGGACGGCGAGCAGGACCACGGGAAGGGCGCGCAGCCACAGTGGCGAGCGCGCCACCCTCAGCTCGCCGGAACCCCCGGCCCCGTTCGGCCCGCGCGTGCCAAAGACGCCCATAACAGCACGGTAGTCGCAGGTGACGCACCCCGCCGGGCAAAGGGCAAGCCTTTACGCGGCCGGCCCGTCCATCCGCTTCTTGAATCTTCAACCAAAGCCTCGTAGGCTGGGCGCAGACACACTCGAAGGAGCAGAACGATGCCTGTCCGCCGTCTCAACCACGCCGTGCTCTACATCCGCGATGTCGCCCGCTCCGTCGAGTTCTACACCGACACCCTCGGCTTCGAGATCAGCGTCGAGATCCCCGGCCGCGCCGCCTTCCTGAGCTCTCCCGGCAGCGACAACGACCACGACCTCGGCCTCTTCGCCCTCGGCGCCGACGCGCCCGGCCCCGAGCAGGGCCACGTCGGCCTCTACCACCTGGCCTGGGAGGTCGCCACGCTCGGCGAACTGGGCGACACGGCCGGCCGGCTCAGCGAGCGGGGCGCCCTGGTCGGCTCCAGCGACCACGGCGTCTCCAAGTCGCTCTACGCCAAGGACCCCGACGGCAACGAGTTCGAGGTCATGTGGCGCGTGCCGCGCGAGGACTGGCCCACCGGGCAGGACACCCGGCCGCGCCCGCTCGACCTCCGGGCGGACATCGACCGATGGGGCGCGGACCGCGCGACCGGAGCAGGCCTCGGCTCCACCACGTGAGGTTCAGGCTGACGCTCGGGCGGTGAGACTCGTCAGCGGTCGATCTGCTTGCGGCCCGACTTGCGCAGGCGGCGCCGCTGCGACGGGTCGAGCGCCACATAGCCGACCACCGGGACGCCGATGACGATGAGCAGGGCGAGCCAGTTCGGAAGCAGGACGAACAGCAGGATCGCGACCGCCAGCCCGCCCACTGCGTACTTCACGCGATTGGACATCTCCGGACTCCTCTACTCGCCCGCGTCGGCCGCGGATACCGGGTGGCCGTCGGCCGTCGGCGCCTCACGTTCAGTGTGGCACGGGGCGTCCGCTGTGCGGGGCGCGCATGCGTGGTCGGTTTCACGGGTG is part of the Streptomyces sp. NBC_01262 genome and harbors:
- a CDS encoding DUF4032 domain-containing protein translates to MELQITATSPEHPAALLDLPWGIPLEEWPEEHLVSLPRGISRHVVRFACAGDEVVAVKEVGEWAAVREYGLLRDLDRMGIPAVDPLAVVTGRTDAVGEPLEPVLITRHLGGSLPYRSMFETTMRPGTVNRLLDALAVLLVRLHLTGFAWGDCSLSNTLFRRDAGAYAAYLVDAETGQIQPQLSRGQREYDIEVARVNIAGELLDLEAGGSLHPSVDPITFGQAIADRYGELWHELTRESVYPVDKRHHIDLRIRRLNELGFDVAEMQIQKSPDGDQVTFLPKVVDAGHHQRQLLRLTGLDAEENQARSLLNDLETWMATQDDYAPGDPLGARPEVLAHRWVRDVFRPTVRAVPLEVRRAVDTAQVYHELLEHRWFMSEQAQRDVGLEAAVEDYVRNVLPHAPEVPAALPDA
- a CDS encoding class I SAM-dependent methyltransferase; this encodes MPREWDATTYDSLPLPHLEWGRRTLDRLSLSGDERVLDLGCGTGRDTVALLDRLPGGRVIALDGSLRMLDQLRARLDGRPDRDRVDITHADITRPPLPVRGLVDAVTSVATLHWIPDHAALFAAVAAALRPGGAFVAECGGLGNIASVSAAVDDVLGPRPAVWNFAGTEETERRLLDAGFTDVRVALLPDPARLEPGDQFLSYLAVVVLGGQLERLPDGEHEAFVRAVADRLPEPVVDYVRLTISATRAP
- a CDS encoding SAM-dependent methyltransferase; translated protein: MTRAGRNTMSEIQVRPVGHVVGGRVPVEDDDWGGVEAVIRLDGEQFGPEALYGLDGFSHIEVVFHFDRVPPAKIETGARHPRGNTDWPLVGIFAQRGKNRPNRLGVSRCRLVKVDGLDVHVSGLDAVDGTPVLDIKPWMAEFGPRPTAGTPSQPEWASELMRDYY
- a CDS encoding peptidoglycan recognition protein family protein, whose protein sequence is MRSIQAASLCAAGAGIIGLAAVAAWGAHAVPHSPPAAGPLPRPSPQPRPVPLTDFSRRTLTHHVSLYGATRPSIVSRAGWGADESLLHEAPRYGHAVRVVFLHHTDNGNGYDCARVPEIIRGIYTGHVKDQNWDDVGYNFFVDKCGTIYEGRAGGVTRPVVGAQSVGFNIDTMGIAAIGSYDAAGSVPHAMTEAIAKLSAWKLGLAGIDPRSTQTLRSTNDKARFHKGAHADFDAISGHRDAYFTDCPGEELYARLPAIRAEAARLQGRH
- a CDS encoding PP2C family protein-serine/threonine phosphatase, producing MGVFGTRGPNGAGGSGELRVARSPLWLRALPVVLLAVLIAAQAFTPGDVELGAYYAAVPPLAALTYGVAGTAVLSGTVLVVMQLPLIGAGSLAGSDTGAVALIGALSVVISWVRSRHVGRLVRVSTVAEAAQLAVLAPLPASVGPVHCAALYRAAQRGTLVGGDLYDVRPCPYGVRALVADVQGHGLAAVGSVAALLGAFREAVLDLPDLGEVAGRLERRLSLDSAGNGDIELFATALLLEFPPGRDEVRVVCCGHPPALLVRDGRAREICGEPAPPLGMGLPGLAAPVAVTEPLLPGDLVLAYTDGVTEARDASGAFYPLADRLVARLKDGTPAAPEAVVDAVWEDLAAYAGAVADDVALLALTPR
- a CDS encoding VOC family protein; translated protein: MPVRRLNHAVLYIRDVARSVEFYTDTLGFEISVEIPGRAAFLSSPGSDNDHDLGLFALGADAPGPEQGHVGLYHLAWEVATLGELGDTAGRLSERGALVGSSDHGVSKSLYAKDPDGNEFEVMWRVPREDWPTGQDTRPRPLDLRADIDRWGADRATGAGLGSTT